The genomic segment GGATTGGATCGAGATTTGGCGGCCGGCCGATTTTGAGGCTTCTCAGGAGAAGACGGCGCAATCGAAAGAAGAACTGGAAAGGAAGCTTCGATACGAATGAGCGCGCTCACTACGGATTGGAGCTGGATGGCGGCCGAGTTGGAAGGGGAGCCCCGACCTGTTGGATGGCCCTTTTCTGGGAGAGCTGTGGCCATGGAGAGCGAGCCAGCCGGTGGGGCCGGTGGGGCCGGTGGGACCCCTTCGGACTACCACCGCTCGGTCCTTTGGGAGAAGTCGGTTCAGGCTCTCCAGCCCACGGCGGGCAAGGTCTTGGTGGATTGCACCCTGGGAGGCGGAGGGCATGCCGAAGGCTTGCTGCAAGCCGGGGCGCGGGTCATAGGCTTGGATCGCGATGGCGAGGCTTTGGCGCATGCCCGGGATCGCTTGGCTGCTTATGGGAATCGCTTCCAGGCCGTCCAGACGCCTTTTTCCGGTTTGGAGGCCACCCTTAAGACCTTGGGATGGAGTCAGGTCGACGGGGTGCTCGCTGACCTGGGCGTTTCCTCTCGCCAGTTGGATGCCGCCGAGAGGGGATTTTCCTTCCAGAAAGAAGGCCCTCTCGACATGCGCATGCAACAGGACACGGGACCAAGCGCAGCCGACTTGCTGGCCACGGCCGAGGAGGCAGAGCTGGCGCACTGGTTTTCCCGCTATGGCGAGGAACC from the Verrucomicrobiota bacterium genome contains:
- the rsmH gene encoding 16S rRNA (cytosine(1402)-N(4))-methyltransferase RsmH; the protein is MESEPAGGAGGAGGTPSDYHRSVLWEKSVQALQPTAGKVLVDCTLGGGGHAEGLLQAGARVIGLDRDGEALAHARDRLAAYGNRFQAVQTPFSGLEATLKTLGWSQVDGVLADLGVSSRQLDAAERGFSFQKEGPLDMRMQQDTGPSAADLLATAEEAELAHWFSRYGEEPESRRVAAAIVAGRSERKLTTTQGLVEVIQEAKKRFTKHHPATRVFQALRMVVNRELEELESLLETLPRVVAPGGRAALISFHSLEDRPIKQTFRRYCQAELDDPTWPAPRPNPEHFFQAVTRKPLVASPEEAASNPRARSAKLRIIERL